In a single window of the Cervus elaphus chromosome 1, mCerEla1.1, whole genome shotgun sequence genome:
- the CHST1 gene encoding carbohydrate sulfotransferase 1 — MQCSWKAVLLLALASIAIQYTAIRTFTAKSFHTCPGLAEAGLAERLCEEGPTFAYNLSRKTHILILATTRSGSSFVGQLFNQHLDVFYLFEPLYHVQNTLIPRFTQGKSPADRRVMLGASRDLLRSLYDCDLYFLENYIKPPPVNHTTDRIFRRGASRVLCSRPVCDAPGSGDLVLEEGDCVRRCGLLNLTVAAEACRERSHVAIKTVRVPEVNDLRALVEDPRLNLKVIQLVRDPRGILASRSETFRDTYRLWRLWYGTGRKPYNLDVTQLTTVCEDFSNSVSTGLMRPPWLKGKYMLVRYEDLARNPMKKTEEIYGFLGIPLDSHVARWIQNNTRGDPALGKHKYGTVRNSAATAEKWRFRLSYDIVAFAQNACQRVLAQLGYKMASSEEELKNPSISLVEERDFRPFS, encoded by the coding sequence ATGCAATGTTCCTGGAAGGCCGTCCTCCTCCTTGCCCTGGCCTCCATCGCCATTCAGTACACGGCCATCCGCACCTTCACGGCCAAGTCCTTCCACACCTGCCCGGGCCTGGCGGAGGCCGGGCTGGCCGAGCGGCTGTGCGAGGAGGGCCCCACGTTCGCCTATAACCTCTCGCGCAAGACCCACATCCTTATCCTGGCCACCACGCGCAGCGGCTCCTCCTTCGTGGGCCAGCTCTTCAACCAGCACCTGGACGTCTTCTACCTGTTCGAGCCTCTCTACCACGTGCAGAACACGCTCATCCCCCGCTTCACGCAGGGCAAGAGCCCCGCCGACCGCCGGGTCATGCTGGGCGCCAGCCGGGACCTCCTGAGGAGCCTCTACGACTGCGACCTCTACTTCCTGGAGAACTACATCAAGCCGCCGCCTGTCAACCACACCACGGACAGGATCTTCCGCCGCGGGGCCAGCCGCGTGCTGTGCTCCCGGCCGGTGTGCGACGCCCCGGGCTCGGGGGACCTGGTGCTGGAGGAGGGGGACTGCGTGCGCAGGTGCGGCCTCTTGAACCTCACGGTGGCCGCAGAGGCCTGCCGCGAGCGCAGCCACGTGGCCATCAAGACGGTGCGCGTGCCCGAGGTCAACGACCTGCGGGCCCTGGTGGAAGACCCCCGCCTAAACCTCAAGGTCATCCAGCTGGTCCGGGACCCCCGGGGCATCCTGGCCTCCCGCAGCGAGACCTTCCGCGACACCTACCGCCTCTGGCGGCTCTGGTACGGCACCGGGCGGAAGCCCTACAACCTGGACGTGACGCAGCTGACCACGGTGTGCGAGGACTTCTCCAACTCCGTGTCCACCGGCCTCATGCGGCCCCCGTGGCTCAAGGGCAAGTACATGCTGGTGCGCTACGAGGACCTGGCCAGGAACCCCATGAAGAAGACCGAGGAGATCTACGGGTTCCTGGGCATCCCCCTGGACAGCCACGTGGCGCGCTGGATCCAGAACAACACGCGGGGAGACCCCGCCCTGGGCAAGCACAAGTACGGCACGGTGCGCAACTCGGCGGCCACGGCCGAGAAGTGGCGCTTCCGCCTCTCCTACGACATCGTGGCCTTCGCCCAGAACGCCTGCCAGCGCGTGCTGGCGCAGCTGGGCTACAAGATGGCCAGCTCGGAGGAGGAGCTCAAGAACCCCTCCATCAGCCTGGTGGAGGAGCGGGACTTCCGCCCTTTCTCGTGA